A window from Cryptomeria japonica chromosome 1, Sugi_1.0, whole genome shotgun sequence encodes these proteins:
- the LOC131027364 gene encoding allene oxide synthase, chloroplastic — protein MMLRTFASMATPGVFPGLPVKEIPGSHGLPLVGSLVDRFDYFVTEGAENFFKTRIQKYKSTVLRVNMPPGPPIVSDPRVIMLLDAKTFPTLFDLTKVDKRDVLTGAYMPSTDFTGGYRTAVYQDPSEKSHGKLKAFCFEVLKMSHPRILPEFARAFEELCVEVEKEFEKEGKAAFSGQVDDLIFNFLCRALVGADPVAPAPGSLGTEGSIYVTTWLAPQVAPIASSGILPKVLDELTIHSIPLPFALVSGNYQKLYDFIDKRGSPVLDMAVKDMGIPRDEACHDLLFNLGFNAFGGMLIFFPSIVKCIAKAGGDFQREIAKEVRGAMEANGGLNMKALECMPLVRSVVYEVLRMEPPVPLQYARAKRDFMVESYEAQYEIKKGELLGAYQPLATKDPRVFANAEEFVPGRFLGEEGENLLEYVLWSNGRETEEATADNKQCAGKDIVIMVARLLVAHLFLRYDSFAVDESSSSAIFTQLTKAS, from the coding sequence ATGATGCTCCGAACGTTTGCAAGCATGGCCACACCAGGAGTTTTTCCTGGTCTTCCAGTGAAAGAAATCCCGGGGTCCCATGGCCTGCCCTTAGTCGGCTCTCTCGTCGACCGCTTCGACTACTTCGTCACGGAAGGCGCCGAGAACTTCTTCAAGACCCGCATACAGAAATACAAGAGCACCGTATTAAGAGTAAACATGCCGCCTGGTCCGCCCATCGTGTCGGACCCTAGGGTGATCATGCTCCTCGACGCCAAGACCTTCCCTACCCTCTTCGACCTCACCAAAGTCGACAAGAGAGACGTGCTCACCGGAGCCTACATGCCCAGCACCGATTTCACCGGCGGCTACAGGACAGCTGTCTACCAAGACCCCTCTGAAAAATCTCACGGCAAGCTCAAGGCCTTCTGCTTCGAGGTACTCAAGATGTCCCACCCAAGGATCCTGCCCGAATTTGCCAGGGCATTCGAAGAGCTGTGCGTTGAAGTCGAAAAGGAATTCGAGAAAGAAGGCAAGGCGGCTTTCAGCGGGCAGGTCGACGATCTGATATTCAATTTTCTCTGCCGGGCTCTCGTCGGAGCAGATCCAGTGGCTCCTGCCCCGGGCAGTCTGGGGACCGAAGGATCCATCTATGTGACCACCTGGCTCGCGCCTCAAGTTGCCCCAATTGCTAGCTCCGGCATTTTGCCCAAGGTTCTCGACGAGCTCACAATACACTCAATTCCACTTCCCTTCGCTCTCGTCTCCGGAAACTATCAGAAGCTTTATGATTTCATCGACAAGCGCGGATCGCCAGTTCTCGATATGGCAGTTAAAGACATGGGTATTCCAAGAGACGAGGCCTGTCACGACCTCCTCTTCAACCTCGGCTTCAACGCCTTCGGTGGAATGCTCATCTTTTTCCCCAGTATTGTCAAGTGTATTGCCAAGGCGGGCGGAGATTTCCAGAGAGAGATCGCCAAAGAAGTGCGCGGGGCAATGGAGGCAAACGGAGGGCTGAATATGAAGGCGTTGGAGTGCATGCCGCTTGTGCGCTCTGTGGTGTACGAAGTGCTGAGGATGGAGCCACCAGTGCCGTTGCAGTACGCTCGGGCAAAGAGGGATTTCATGGTGGAGTCGTACGAGGCGCAGTATGAGATAAAGAAAGGAGAGCTGCTTGGTGCGTATCAGCCTCTGGCTACAAAGGATCCTCGTGTTTTTGCCAATGCCGAGGAGTTTGTCCCAGGGAGGTTTCTTGGAGAGGAAGGGGAGAACCTTTTGGAGTATGTGCTGTGGTCTAACGGGCGGGAGACGGAGGAGGCGACAGCTGATAATAAGCAGTGTGCTGGGAAGGATATTGTTATTATGGTCGCCAGGCTTCTTGTGGCGCATCTTTTTCTTCGCTATGATTCTTTCGCTGTTGATGAATCCTCGTCCTCCGCCATTTTTACACAGCTCACCAAGGCTTCTTAG